The Candidatus Binatia bacterium genomic sequence GCCTTAGAAGCCACCGAGAATTTCATCGGCGCGTTGAAGCGCGCGCGCGTAGATTTCGTCGCCACACTTCCGGACTTGAAGATCGTCGAGCTGGTCAAGGCGATCGACAAAGATCCGGAGCTGAAGCACGTGCCGCTTTGCCGCGAGGAAGAGGGCGTCGGCATCTGCGCCGGCGCCTATCTCGCCGGGAAAAAGCCGGCGCTTTTGATGCAGAACGCCGGCCTTCTCAATAGCTGCAACGCCCTCACCACGACCTGCCTGCAATTCCAAATTCCGCTGCTCCTGCTGATTTACTATGCCGGCGATCTCGGCGACCGCGGCTTTGCGACCGTCGGCTCGGTGACGGAGCCGGTGCTCGAAGCGCTCGGCATTCGCACCTACGTGCTGAGAAAACCGGACGAGGTCGCGGAAACGTTGAGAGGCGCGCAGATCCTCGCCGAGGATTCGCGGAAACCGACGGCCGTGCTGCTCACGAGAACGGTCCTGGGAGCGGAGTGATGCAGCGCTACGATTATTTGAAGACGATCGCGGGCGACGCTGGCGACGCGCTGGCGGTGGCGGCGGGATGGGCGGCACGCGAATGGCAGGCGCTAAGGCCGGGCGACGGGAATTTTCGGCCGCGCACGCTGGGGCTCGCTTCGTCGATCGCTCTCGGCATCGCGCTCGTCCTGCCCCATCGCAAAGTCATCGCCATCGACGGCGACGGCGCGTTTCTGATGAACCTCTGCGGCCTGCCGACGATCGCATGGCAGAATCCGCCGAATTTGATCCATTTTCTCTTCGACAATCAGTGCTACGAGGCTTCGGGCGCGACCGAGACCGCGACCGTATCGGGAACGGACGCGGTCGCGCTCGCCAAAGGCGCCGGCTACAAGCACGCCTGCTGGGTGAAAAGCCCTGAAAAATTCCGGCAGGAATTTCTCCAGGCCTGGAAACGGAACGAGCTCAGCTTCATCGCCGCCAAAGTCGAGCAGGGACAGCCGAAGCTTCCGCCGATCCGCGTCGACGAAGTCGAGAACAAATACCGCTTCATCCGCCACATCGAAGAGACCGAGAAAAAATCGATTCTCGGTCCTTCGGATCACCGAAAAACTTAGAAGGAGTCTTCATGCTGCTTTTGAAAGACGAGGACGTGCAGAAAATTTTGACCATGCCGATGACGCTCGCGGCGCTCGACGAGACGCAAAAGGAGATCGTCAAGGGCGACGCGGCGACCATGGGCCGGATCGACGTCTATCTGCCGTGCGAGCGGCCGGAGAGCTACTACCGCTGGGCGTTGATGACCGGCGGCGCGCGGAGGGACGGCTTCGTCGTCGCGCGCATGCTCTCGGACATCGTGAGCTGGCCGGGCAAAGAAGGCGATCAGAGGGAGAACAAGCACTGCATTCAACCCGGCACGTACTGCGGGCTTCTTTTCATGTTCAGCGCCCGGGACGGCATGCCGGCGGCTCTCATCAACGACGGTTTCCTCCAGCACATGCGCGTGGCCGCCGGCGCGGGACTGGGCGTGAAATATCTGGCCAGGCAAGACAGCTACACAGTCGGCATGATCGGCTCGGGCGGAATGGCGCGGAGCTATCTGGAAGCGTTCTCGTGCGTGCGCAAAATCACCAAGGTCAAGGTCTACAGTCCGAACCAGGAGAACGCCCGGCAATACGCCAAAGAGATGAGCGAGAAGTTTCGCATCGAAGTCACGCCGGTCGCGTCCGCGCGCGAAGCGGTCAAAGGCGTCGATATCGTCTCCTGCACCACGTCTTCGATCGATCCGGTGTTCAAAACCGAGTGGCTCGAGCCGGGCATGCACGTGACCGACGTCACCTGGGACGAGACCGAACCGGACTTCGCTAAGGCTGTGGACGTCGCCGTCAAGATGGGCGAGAGCACGCCGCATCTGGAAAATCCTCCGCCGGGAGCGTTCTACGCGGCGCACGGATTTTTGGGCTACGTCGCCGGCCAGCCGGAGGAGAAGGCGATCATTCCGCGCCGCCCGCCGCGCGAGGAAATTCTCAAGATGCCGCCGCTGGCCGACGTTATTTCCGGAAAGGTGAAAGGCCGAACGAGCGACAAGCAGACAAGTTGGTTTTTGAATCTCGGCGTCATGGGCGTGCAGTTCGCCGCAGTCTGCACGGCGGCGTACAACGAGGCGAAGAAGAAGGGGATAGGACGCGATATTCCCACGGAGTGGTTCACCCAGAACATCAGAGATTAAGACCGGCCATAAAGGTCCACCTGCTATCAGCCGGGCCGGGAGTCTCTCTCCGGTCCGATGCGATACGACAGTGTTACGCGGCACGAGAATTCTAAGAGAACATCTGAAGTACGCTTGATGCTTCCGCGTCCCACGCATCGGACCTCCGAGAAACTCCCGGCCCGGCGCTCGCGATTGAGTTTCTTGCCGGGAAAAGATACAGAGGACCAGGGAGGAACGTTTATGGCCACGCAAGTCGTCGACACGGACGGTCATATTTTCGAGAAAGACCAGGACATCGCCGAGTATATGGAGGCGCCGTACCGGGGCAGGAAAGAGTTGCTCTCGCTGCCTTTCTTTCCGACACTCGACGGCTTTCAGCGCATGGCGCGCCGCGTCGGAGATGGACGGCCTTACGTGATCGGTCCCGACGATCCGAAGAGCTGGTTCGAAGTTCTGGACAGGGAAGGCCTGGACCGCGCGGTGATCTTTCCCACGGCCGGTCTCGCGGAAGGTTTTATTCAGGACCCGGATTGGGCTGTGGTTGTTTGTCGCGCGTACAACAATATGATGGGCGAGCGCTACATCAAATATAACCGTAGACTCCATGCTGTGGCGCTGCTGCCGATCCAAGATATTCAAGAAGCGGCGAAAGAGTTGCGGCGCGGTGTGAAGGAGTTGCACATGGTGGGCGGTGTGATCGCGCCCGTCGGTTTTCACACGCCGCTCGGCGACCCTTACTTCGATCCGCTCTACGCCGAGGCGGAAAAGCTCGGCGCGCCTCTGGCCATCCATGGCGCGCCGTCGCGCGGGCTCGGATTCGATTTCTTCCGCTCGTTGATCGAGGCGCGGGCTCTTTCTCATCCCTTCGCTCAAATGATTCAAATTACGAGTGTTATCCTTGAAGGCGTGTTGGAGCGATTTCCCAAGCTCAAGATCGCCTCGTTGGAGGCGGGTTGCGCCTGGCTGCCGTTCCTCATGGACCGGCTCGACATGGAATACAAGAACCGGCCGCACCAGGCGCCGCTGCTCAAGAAAAAACCCAGCGATTATATGAAGAGCGGGCAGGTCTTTTACCACACGGAACTTTGGGAAGAAATGCTTCCCACGGCGATCGAAAGATTAGGCGAGGATTTATTTCTCTACGCCTCCGACTATCCGCATGAGCCCGATCTGGCGGACGCAATTCGAGAGTTTGAGGCGCGAAAAGATTTGAAAGACTCGGCGAAGAGGAAGATTCTTTCCGACAACGGCAAGCGCTTCTACAATATGGAAAATTAACGGCGCAGGCTGAAGACGCAAAAAAGGGAGCGATCCGACCTCTCGCTCCCTTTTTAATTTTTTGCTTAGAGAAAAGATTACCAGCGGTTGCGTCCGCCGCCGCCGCCCCCGCCGCCGCCTCTGCGGTTGCCCCCGCCGCCGCCCCCGCCGCCACCGCCGCCCGGACGTCTTTCCTGAGGCCGCGCCTCATTAACGACCAGCGTGCGCCCGTCCAACTGCGTTCCGTTCAGCGCCTCGATCGCTTTTTGCGCTTCTTCCGAAGAGTTCATCTCCACGAAGCCGAAACCGCGTGACTGCCCGGTAAACTTGTCGGAGATGACTCTCGCCGAGGTTACGGAGCCGTACTCGGCGAAGATTTCCTCGAGCCTCCCTTCCGTCACGGAATAGGGCAGGCCGCCCACGTATAACTTATTGCTCATATTCTCCTCCAACTGAGAACGTCATTTAAGGTCTTTGCCTTGAGACACGGATTATTGATGGGAGAAGAACATGAGAGCTTGCACGGAAGGAACTCGGCTCCGGTCGGATGCTGCTCTAACCACTAATCGCGTTCTCCAAGGTGAGACTCACAGAGGCCTTTCGCCCTTTTTTAAGTTGCTCTCATCAGAAGGCCTAATACCAATGAGACTGATTCAACCGTACTTTTCGTCCGGGGGTTTGTCAATAGGGTGTCTTTCGGGGGAATGGAGTATGGGAGTAGTGGAGTCCTGGAGTGTTGGGCAAGGCCTCCAAATCCATTGCTCCATTACTCCAGCACTCCATTTATACTCCAGATATTGGAATATTGGATTGACAAGGTGGGGGCAATCCCCTATAAAAAATCTGCTGCCGCGCTCCTTGAGCGGGCGTAATTCAGCGGTAGAATGCCAGCTTCCCAAGCTGGACGTCACGGGTTCGATCCCCGTCGCCCGCTCCAATTTCCTTCTGAAAAATCAATTACTTCCAAACCGTAGCGCTAATACGGACGTCTCAAATAAATTGACAGTCGAGGGGAACAAGCCGTTCGGCCAGGTCCTCGCTGTGCTCGGAATTTCTCCGCCAAAGTTTCGTGGCGGACAGATCTCAGATTTGCGATTTGCCATTTGAGATCCCGAACGGCTCGTCTGCGCCCTTCAGGCTCGTCCCCCTCTCAAGGCGGCCTTATGTAACATTTGTAAATCGTTTGTACACGTCAAGATCCGAAACAAAAAAGGCGTTGACGACTTTTCAGTATAAACCGCCCGTGTTATAGAGAAGTCCGAAGCCGTTTGGTCGGCGAAAGGAGCAGCGATGGCAAGCGTCACGATCACCGATGTTCAAAGGATGAAGCTGGAAAAGAAAAAGATCGTCGTCATGACCGCTTACGATTACTCCATGGCGGCCATTATCGACCGCGCCAACGTCGATATGCTTCTCGTCGGCGACAGCGGCGGCCGCAATCTCTTAGGGCATGAGGACAATAACTCCGTCACGATGGATGAAATGGTTTTGATGACCCGCTCCGTGAGCCGCGCGGCCAGGCGAGCTATGGTCATAGGCGACATGCCGTTCATGTCTTATCAAGTCAGCGTCGAAGACGCGCTGCGCAACGCCGGACGCCTGATCCAGGAAGGCGGCGCCCAAGCGGTCAAGCTTGAAGTGGGCGCCGATTATGCGCCAACCGTGGAGGCGATCGTCAAGGCGGGCATTCCGGTCATGGGACACATGGGCCTCACCCCGATGGCGACCATCGGCGCGGGAGGTTTTCGCTCCGAGGGACTGCAGATCGACGAAGAGCAGGTGTGGCGCGACGCGCGCGCGCTTGAGACCGCCGGAGCTTTTACCCTGCTCCTTACCGGAATATCGGCGGATCTCGCCAAGCGCATCACGCAAGAAACCAAGGTCCCGACCATCGCCGGCTTCGGCGCGGGCGACGACTGCGACGGCCAGATCGGGGTGACGCACGGAGTCGTCGGCTTCAACGTGGGAGAATTGGACAAACCCAAGGCGTCTTACGGGCCTGTTGGAGTCGCGCTCTTCGAGGCGGCGCGCAAGTTCACCGAGGATGTCCGCGCCGGCAGACCGGTCCGCTCCCGGCAAGACCGCTCGGGGTGAGATCCGTCTATGGCTCGAATCGTAGCGGGCTTTGCTTCCTCCCACGCTTTTGCGTTGGTTGAACCGCGCGGCTGGGACAAAATGCGGGAACGGACCTGGGCCAGGTATCGAAGCCGTTATGGAAAAAATGCTCCCGTCGATCCCAAGATTGCGGCGGAGAGCCCGGAGGAGCGGGAGAGACGATACGCCCGGGTGAGAGAAGGCTTGGTCTTTCTGGGCGAGCGAATCCGAGAGAAAAGACCCGACGCGCTCGTTCTAATCGGCGACGACCAGGAGGAGAACTTTAAAGAAGAGAACCTGCCTCAGATATCGCTCTACCTCGGGGAAAAAGTATTTTCCACTGAGCCGGCGGAAAACGGAAGGAAGCGCGGAGCCCTTTACCCATGTCACACCGAGCTTGCGCAGAAACTGGCGGATGGGCTCTTAGAGCGCGAGTTCGACCTCTCGTTTTCACGGTCGTTCCCCAATGACGAGCTGCTCTCTCATGCCCACTGCCAGATCCTGCGGACTATGACGCCTGGAGCCGACATCCCTGTCGTGCTCGTCTTTGTCAACGCGATTAATTTGCCGGCCATCACTCCTCGGAGATGCTACCGCCTGGGCCAGGCGATCAAGGAGATCATCGATGGCCTCCTCTCCGGCGAGCGCATCGCGCTGTACGCTTCCGGCGGTCTCTCGCACTTTCCCTCCAGTTATCCCTTCCGCCACTATCAAGGCCCGCGTACTTTGGGCTCGATCAGCGTCGACTTCGATCAAAGAGCGGTGGAGCTTATCGCGCGCGGAGAAGGAGACAAGCTGGGTCAGCTGAGCGCGCAGGACCTGCTCGATAACGGCGGTCTGGAAATGAAAAATTGGCTCGTTCTGCTGGGCGCGGTCGGAAAGGCCGTTCCCCAACTCCTCGTCTACGAGGCGTTTTACAGCGCGATAATGGGTATGGGCGTCGGTTACTGGGATCTGGAATGAATCTCGCTACAATTCTCAGGCGCGTTTTCCCATTCTGCCTGATCGTGGCGCTGCTCTTACCCTGCAACGCGCGTCTCTTTGCGGCCGCCGCGCCGAACCGGCTCAAAATCGGTTACGCGTCGGTCACCGGCAATCGGATTTCGCTGTGGACGGCTCAGGAAAAGGGATTTTTCAGCCGCAGCGGCCTCCAACCGGAACTCATTTTCATCGCCAGCTCCGCCGCCGGGATGCCGGCGTTGATCGCGGGAGAAATCGCCATTTTTTCCGGCAGTCCCGAGACCGGGGCTCAGGCCGCCGCGGGCGGGGCCGACCTGGTCATCATCGCCAGCAATGAACCCACCCAATACAAGCTCATCGTCCAGCCCAGCATTAAACGCGCGGAGGAGCTCAAAGGGAAAAAAGTGGGCATCGATCGCCTCGGAGGATCGAGCCACTATGCGACTCGACGGATGCTGGAGAAGCTGGGTCTTAAGTCTTCCGACGTCGAGTTTTTGTCGATTACCGGCGGGGGCTCCGAAAGAGTCGTCGCTTTCCGCTCCGGTATAGTCAGCGCCGTCGCTTCGACGATAGAGCGCTTCGAGCGCGCGAAAATCCCCTACCATTATTTGATCGACGCCATCGATACGGGAATCCGGATCATCGGCAGCTCTTACATGACCACGCGTCGTTTCCGGGATCAGAACCGGGAAGTCCTGCAGAAATTCGTCAGAGCTGTCATCGAGGCAACCCATTGGATAAAAGATCCAAAGAACCGCGCGGAGGCCATCCGCATTTACAGCCGTTATCTGCGCACTGACGATGCTACCGTGCTGGAGCTCAACTACAAGCTCTACGTCGAGCCCATGGCGCTTTTCCCTCACACCAACGTGGATGACCTGCAGTCAAACCTCGCGGCTCTGGCTGAAAGCAATCCCAAGCTGCGTGATTTAAAGGTTTCGGAGCTTGTCGACAACAGTTTCGTGCGCCGGGTCCAACAAGAAGGCGTGGGGCAAGCGCGCTGAGCGGATATTATTGGAAGTTAGGTGTTTTTCGATGAGAGACTCTGGCTATACAGCGGCGCGTGACAAACAAATCTCCCCTGGCCCCTCTTTTTCAAAGAGGGGAAATGTTTCAGGAAAGTTCAGTGAATGGCCGCACGCTCAAGCAAGGCTTTCCCCCTTTGAAAAAGGGGGATGAAAGGGGATTTTACAAATATCACGTACAAATCATTTCTTGACGCGCAGACCTAAAAGGCAGAAACGCAATGAACCAAGACGAAAACGATCTGCTTACTCAGACCGGTCCCGGAACCCCTTGCGGCGAGATGCTGCGGCGCTACTGGCAGCCAGCGGCGCTGGCCGAGGAGCTCCCGTCCGGGGGCGCGC encodes the following:
- a CDS encoding RNA-binding protein, with the translated sequence MSNKLYVGGLPYSVTEGRLEEIFAEYGSVTSARVISDKFTGQSRGFGFVEMNSSEEAQKAIEALNGTQLDGRTLVVNEARPQERRPGGGGGGGGGGGNRRGGGGGGGGGRNRW
- the panB gene encoding 3-methyl-2-oxobutanoate hydroxymethyltransferase, whose protein sequence is MASVTITDVQRMKLEKKKIVVMTAYDYSMAAIIDRANVDMLLVGDSGGRNLLGHEDNNSVTMDEMVLMTRSVSRAARRAMVIGDMPFMSYQVSVEDALRNAGRLIQEGGAQAVKLEVGADYAPTVEAIVKAGIPVMGHMGLTPMATIGAGGFRSEGLQIDEEQVWRDARALETAGAFTLLLTGISADLAKRITQETKVPTIAGFGAGDDCDGQIGVTHGVVGFNVGELDKPKASYGPVGVALFEAARKFTEDVRAGRPVRSRQDRSG
- a CDS encoding thiamine pyrophosphate-dependent enzyme → MQRYDYLKTIAGDAGDALAVAAGWAAREWQALRPGDGNFRPRTLGLASSIALGIALVLPHRKVIAIDGDGAFLMNLCGLPTIAWQNPPNLIHFLFDNQCYEASGATETATVSGTDAVALAKGAGYKHACWVKSPEKFRQEFLQAWKRNELSFIAAKVEQGQPKLPPIRVDEVENKYRFIRHIEETEKKSILGPSDHRKT
- a CDS encoding amidohydrolase family protein gives rise to the protein MATQVVDTDGHIFEKDQDIAEYMEAPYRGRKELLSLPFFPTLDGFQRMARRVGDGRPYVIGPDDPKSWFEVLDREGLDRAVIFPTAGLAEGFIQDPDWAVVVCRAYNNMMGERYIKYNRRLHAVALLPIQDIQEAAKELRRGVKELHMVGGVIAPVGFHTPLGDPYFDPLYAEAEKLGAPLAIHGAPSRGLGFDFFRSLIEARALSHPFAQMIQITSVILEGVLERFPKLKIASLEAGCAWLPFLMDRLDMEYKNRPHQAPLLKKKPSDYMKSGQVFYHTELWEEMLPTAIERLGEDLFLYASDYPHEPDLADAIREFEARKDLKDSAKRKILSDNGKRFYNMEN
- a CDS encoding ornithine cyclodeaminase family protein yields the protein MLLLKDEDVQKILTMPMTLAALDETQKEIVKGDAATMGRIDVYLPCERPESYYRWALMTGGARRDGFVVARMLSDIVSWPGKEGDQRENKHCIQPGTYCGLLFMFSARDGMPAALINDGFLQHMRVAAGAGLGVKYLARQDSYTVGMIGSGGMARSYLEAFSCVRKITKVKVYSPNQENARQYAKEMSEKFRIEVTPVASAREAVKGVDIVSCTTSSIDPVFKTEWLEPGMHVTDVTWDETEPDFAKAVDVAVKMGESTPHLENPPPGAFYAAHGFLGYVAGQPEEKAIIPRRPPREEILKMPPLADVISGKVKGRTSDKQTSWFLNLGVMGVQFAAVCTAAYNEAKKKGIGRDIPTEWFTQNIRD
- a CDS encoding extradiol ring-cleavage dioxygenase, which translates into the protein MARIVAGFASSHAFALVEPRGWDKMRERTWARYRSRYGKNAPVDPKIAAESPEERERRYARVREGLVFLGERIREKRPDALVLIGDDQEENFKEENLPQISLYLGEKVFSTEPAENGRKRGALYPCHTELAQKLADGLLEREFDLSFSRSFPNDELLSHAHCQILRTMTPGADIPVVLVFVNAINLPAITPRRCYRLGQAIKEIIDGLLSGERIALYASGGLSHFPSSYPFRHYQGPRTLGSISVDFDQRAVELIARGEGDKLGQLSAQDLLDNGGLEMKNWLVLLGAVGKAVPQLLVYEAFYSAIMGMGVGYWDLE
- a CDS encoding ABC transporter substrate-binding protein encodes the protein MNLATILRRVFPFCLIVALLLPCNARLFAAAAPNRLKIGYASVTGNRISLWTAQEKGFFSRSGLQPELIFIASSAAGMPALIAGEIAIFSGSPETGAQAAAGGADLVIIASNEPTQYKLIVQPSIKRAEELKGKKVGIDRLGGSSHYATRRMLEKLGLKSSDVEFLSITGGGSERVVAFRSGIVSAVASTIERFERAKIPYHYLIDAIDTGIRIIGSSYMTTRRFRDQNREVLQKFVRAVIEATHWIKDPKNRAEAIRIYSRYLRTDDATVLELNYKLYVEPMALFPHTNVDDLQSNLAALAESNPKLRDLKVSELVDNSFVRRVQQEGVGQAR
- a CDS encoding thiamine pyrophosphate-binding protein codes for the protein MNALEATENFIGALKRARVDFVATLPDLKIVELVKAIDKDPELKHVPLCREEEGVGICAGAYLAGKKPALLMQNAGLLNSCNALTTTCLQFQIPLLLLIYYAGDLGDRGFATVGSVTEPVLEALGIRTYVLRKPDEVAETLRGAQILAEDSRKPTAVLLTRTVLGAE